One window of Aphelocoma coerulescens isolate FSJ_1873_10779 chromosome 17, UR_Acoe_1.0, whole genome shotgun sequence genomic DNA carries:
- the FAM78A gene encoding protein FAM78A: MGCIQSISCKSKVFRESISVIEVKASIDPIPTSIDESSSVVLRYRTPHFRASAQVLVPPLPKKETWIVGWIQACSHMEFYNHYGEQGMSSWELPDLLDGKIQAISDSDGVNYPWYGNTTETCTIVGPTKKESKFNISMNDNFYPSVTWAVPVSESNVAKLTSIHRDQSFTTWLVATNTATNEMVTLQTIKWRMRLGIEVNPSRPLGQRAKLQEPSAQEQPQVLSKNEPIPPSALVKPNANDAQVLMWRPKDGPPLVVIPPKHR; the protein is encoded by the exons ATGGGCTGTATTCAGAGTATTAGCTGCAAATCCAAAGTTTTCCGGGAAAGTATTTCGGTGATTGAAGTCAAAGCCTCCAttgatcccattcccaccagcATTGACGAGTCCTCCAGCGTGGTCCTGCGCTACCGGACCCCTCACTTCCGAGCCTCTGCGCAAGTGTTGGTGCCCCCTCTTCCCAAGAAGGAGACCTGGATCGTGGGCTGGATCCAGGCTTGCAGCCACATGGAATTTTACAATCACTACGGGGAACAGGGAAT GTCAAGTTGGGAGCTTCCAGATCTACTGGATGGTAAAATCCAGGCCATCAGTGACTCAGATGGAGTGAACTATCCCTGGTACGGGAACACCACAGAAACCTGCACCATCGTGGGTCCCACCAAGAAGGAGTCCAAGTTCAACATCAGCATGAACGACAACTTCTACCCGAGCGTGACGTGGGCGGTGCCCGTCAGCGAGAGCAACGTGGCCAAGCTCACGAGCATCCACCGGGATCAGAGCTTCACCACCTGGCTGGTGGCAACCAACACGGCCACCAATGAGATGGTGACCTTGCAGACTATCAAATGGCGCATGAGGCTGGGCATCGAGGTGAACCCCAGCAGGCCCCTGGGGCAGCGTGCCAAGCTGCAGGAGCCCTCTGCTcaagagcagccccaggtccttAGCAAGAATGAGCCAATACCACCCAGTGCCCTTGTCAAACCCAATGCCAATGATGCTCAGGTACTCATGTGGAGGCCAAAGGATGGACCACCACTCGTGGTGATACCCCCAAAACATCGATAA